The Actinomycetota bacterium nucleotide sequence GAACTGCTGCGGCTCGCCGGCGGCGGCGGCGCCCTCGGGCTGGCTGCCCTGCTGGCCGCCTGCGGTGGCGACGGCGAGCCCGGCGGGTCGGGCGGGTCGGTCCCGGCCGGCTCGCTCAAGGCCCTGGCCGCCGACGCCACCCAGCTGTCGCTGCTCGGGGCCCAGAGCCAGCTCCCGGTCGGGACCACCCTCTACACCTTCGGCCTGACCACCGCCGACAACCGGCTGGTCACCGGCGGCGCCCCCGAGATCTGGGTGGCCAAGAACGACACCGGCCGGGCCGCCGGGCCGTTCCCAACCCGCTGGTTCGAGCTCAAGGCCTACGAGGCGACCAAGGACACCGGGCCCCGCAGCCCGCTCACCGGCTTCTACGGGGCCGAGGTCGAGTTCCCCGAGGCCGGCAACTGGATGGTGGCCGCCACCACCGAGGTCGACGGCAACCGGGCCGTCGGCCAGGGCGCCGTGCCCGTGGCCGCCGACGTCCCGGCGGCCGTCGGCGACAAGGCCAAGCCCCTGAAGACGCCCGTGGCCGCCAGCCCGGCCGGCCGCAAGAAGATCTGCACCCGCGAGCCGGCCTGCCCGCTGCACGACATCTCGCTGGACGACGC carries:
- a CDS encoding thioredoxin family protein: MTDGAISRRELLRLAGGGGALGLAALLAACGGDGEPGGSGGSVPAGSLKALAADATQLSLLGAQSQLPVGTTLYTFGLTTADNRLVTGGAPEIWVAKNDTGRAAGPFPTRWFELKAYEATKDTGPRSPLTGFYGAEVEFPEAGNWMVAATTEVDGNRAVGQGAVPVAADVPAAVGDKAKPLKTPVAASPAGRKKICTREPACPLHDISLDDALAAGRPTVVNFGTPLLCTSQICGPVVDEQMVVADKLGGKASFVHVEIYPGRNTAKPVPALAEYGFTTEPWLLVVDRDGVIRARYEGPVTAGQIEDALRPLLG